In the Podarcis muralis chromosome 15, rPodMur119.hap1.1, whole genome shotgun sequence genome, gagggggatagtaaaagcacaacttcaggcaataccaatgagacggaaacatggaaggtgcctaaagaagccagggtggctatctaaagaacttttaactgagttaagattaaaaaaggaggtgtacaaaaaatggaaaaggggggaaaccaccaaagaggaattcaaacaaatagccagcacatgtagacgcaaagtcagaaaagctaaagcacagaatgaactcaggcttgctagagaggttaaaagcaacaaaaaaggcttttatgggtatgtccgtagcaaaaggaagaacaaagaaacagtggggtcactcagaggagaagatggtgaaatgcaaacaggggacacagaaagggctgaactcctcaatgccttctttgcctcagtcttctccgataaagaaaacaatgcccgacctgaagaatttggagcaattgattcagcagaggaaacacagcccagaataactaaggagatagtacaaaaatacttggctagtttagatgtattcaagtctccagggccagatgaactgcatccaagagtattaaaagaactggtagatgtgatctcagaaccactggcagtcatctttgagaattcctggagaacaggcgaagtcccggcagactggaggagggcaaatgttgtccctattttcaaaaaggggaaaagagaggacccaaataattattgcccagtcagtctgacatcaataccagggaagattctggagcagatcattaagcaaacagtctgtgagcacctagaaaggaatgctgtgatcaccaatagtcagcatggatttctgaaaaataagtcatgtcagactaacctgatctcgttttttgacagaattacaagcctggtagatgaggggaacgcagtggatgtagcctactttgatttcagcaaggcatttgacaaggtgccccatgatattcttgtaaagaagctggtaaaatgcggccttgactatgctaccactcagtggatttgtaactggctgactgactgaacccaaagggtctcatcaatggttcctcttcatcctggagaagagtgactagtggggtgccacagggttctgtcttgggcccggtcttattcaacatctttatcaacgacttggatgatagACTCAAGgtcatcctgatcaaatttgcagatgacaccaaactgggaggggtggctaacaccccagaggacaggatcacacttcaaaacgaccttgacagattagagaactgggccaaaacaaacaagatgaattttaacagggagaaatgtaaagtactgcacttgggcaaaaaaaatgagaggcacaaatacaagatgggtgacacctggcttgagagcagtacatgtgaaaaggatctaggagtcttggttgaccacaaacttgacatgagccaacagtgtgacgcggcagctaaaaaagccaatgcaattctgggctgcatcgataggagtatagcatctagatcaagggaagtaatagtgccactgtattctgctctggtcagacctcacctggagtactgtgtccagttctgggcaccacagttcaagaaggacactgacaaactggaacgtgtccagaggagggcaaccaaaatggtcaaaggtttggaaacgatgccttatgaggaacggctaagggagctgggcatgtttagcctggagaagaggaggttaaggggtgatatgatagccatgttcaaatatataaaaggatgtcacatagaggagggagaaaggttgttttctgctgctccagagaagcggacacggagcaatggatccaaactacaagaaagaagattctacctaaacattaggaagaacctcctgacagtaagagctgttcgacagtggaatttgctgccaaggagtgtggtgaagtctccttctttggaggtctttaagcagaggcttgacaaccatatgtcaggagtgctctgatggtgtttcctgcttggcagggggttggactcgatggcccttgtggtctcttccaactctatgattctatgattctataaaaataCCATATGCTGTCAATTCTGCCGGCTGATTTTTTAACTTCCGAGAAATGTGTATACTGTCTTTCTCCTGGGTTTTTATATCTCCATGTGTCAATCAGATTTAAGTTTTCTACCATCTTGAAGAAGGTGTCTGGGAGTCTGCCTTTTtttgattttctttctctctgtgtcctaTCTAATTCTATTGATGTGACACCATttatgtctcccatcaaaataatttcttcttctaTAAATTCCAGTAAGTTAGCTTCTACTTTTCTGAAAAATTCTGTTTTGTTAccatttggtgcataaactcctactatAATTGAATGTTCTTTACCTTTTGTTATTTTTACCCCTAGTAATCTACCCTCATCATCCTTAAAGATTTTTTTTGCGTCTAGTTTAGGGTTCACATAGATCAcaattccccttttcttttttacatctgaGGATATAAATTCCTGACCCAATCTCTTGTTTTCTAAAACCCTTCTGTGATTTCTAGTCACATGGGTCTCCTGCAAGCATATAATATCCCATTGATCTTTCCTCAATACATGttctattttatttctcttcctctTATCATTTAAACCGTTAACATTCCAAGATATTTTTAGATTCATTAATCTTTATTATCTACAATAGTTTCATtgagtaaataaaaaaatgaaaagaaaagaaaaagaaaactcagaAATTTTAGGATTTTGATAATATGTTTCTTCcaatctcgcccccccccccttaatacaCACTTGTCTCTCTATGCTTCTTGTGGCGTCTGTGTTGTTTCCTCTCGCTCCAATGTTGGATCTCCAGTTAGTTCTTTTTTGTACTTCCTCCAGAATTTTCCCAGCTCGTCTACTGATCTCAGAGATTTTCTTCTGTCCTTATATGTGAAGGTGATGCCCTCAGGAAATTCCCACCGGAATCTAATCGAATTCTTCTTGAGTGCTTCTGTTACTGTCTTATagttctgccttttcttcaaaaTTCTTTTTGGGATTTCCTTAAATATTTTGATAGGCCTATCTTCTATTATTAACTTCACTTGTCCTTTTTGAAGTAATATTTTGTCCTTTAAAAGTCTTGAGTTGAAAAAAATTAAGCAATCTCCTGGCCCTTTATAAGTGTCCGatctttctgatttcatcctgaaAACTTTATCAATATCCAATAGCATCTCTTCTACCTCTACTCCCAACCAGTTTGCAATCTCCTGTGATAGTTTCTCTTGAATTTGTTCATCATGAGTTTGtgggacgcctcggaagcggaggACCATCTCCTTCTGGCGCATCTCCATCAATGATATATCATCTAGCAGCTGTTCATGGGCTCTCTTTAGGTCGTTTATTTCTTCCTTCGTTGAATCTTGTGATTTTttaatgtccttattttccattTGCAATTTCTTCATCATTTCCTCTTGTTTGGTAGATTTACTCTTAAGTTCTTGTACAGATTTATCCAGTTCTTTATTTTTAAGTGAGAGGTCACTTATTTGTGTTGTTAAGTCTATTATTAGCTTTGAGTTTTGTTGGATGTTGCCAGCTAATATGTCCAGTTTATCATTCAGGCTCTTTTCCATCCCCATTATAAGGTCTTTTATGTCAGCATTGGGGTCTGTTTCAGCTGTTGATTGTCTTCTCACTTGTAGACCTGACCCAGATGTCAGTGTAGTTTGGTATTTTTTAGAACCCATAtttgtcttcttccttttggTTCTGATCTAGATATCTTTATTTCAAACCAAGAATATATATATTCCTAAACTTTGAAAATGCTCTGTTTATAGTCTATAATTTGGTCCTTTTATTCCATCTGTTGGGATTGAAAGTCAGTTAAGATTCCGGTGGTTTTACCCTATGTTGTTATCAGTTCATCtcaaatatttaatttaaaaaaaaaaagtaaagaaaggtccaagttttaataaaaatttagttaaatattttgttttactTTAATTACTTTGGCAGTTATCAGAGAAAAATTCCTTCGCAGTACTTAACATCCGTCTTAAGAACTTATTTTCTAGAAGCTGAACTAGGTATTTCAGATGTCCTTTCGTGTATAGCAAGTTTTCTTTATGGTTGTGCTTCAAGCCTGTGTCTTAGCAGCGTTTTTTAAATTATGGGAGTAATTTTGTTTTCCGCCACTAGGTGGCGCGATTTTCCAATTTACTTGTGAGGTGGTCcttcttgttttgtttctctaGCCTCTTTGTTGCAGTGACTGTTTCCGCCACTATTCTTCTTCCAGCTTTTTTCCCTTCTGAGGGCGATGActcactcttccccccccccagcgccaTTTTCGCCAGCTGCTTTCTTCCCTATTCCAgtcttttcctccttctttctctccctttgtatatctctttctcttccctttcaCTTCTTTATCTTAATCTTTATCTTCCCACCTCTGCCTGGTCTTCAGATCTTTTCTAATCCTTCTCTTTTCCACTGTATCCTCCacgttcctccccctccttttcctttttcactCACCCCTTTGTTTTACGCTGATCTCCTCCTCAATGGCCGCTATATGcagttttggctttaggtgcaatcTCCAGAACATAACCTTTATGTAAGTTGCGGGCTTAACATACTTCCAGCTGCAGTTCTTCACCAGTTCCAGATATGTCAGCTCAAAGTGCATTCCTTTTCCCAAAGGCATGCAATTTACCTACAGAGTCGAGAGAACTTCCAAGATGAGTGTACAAAACAGCTAATTGGCAACATTATAATTACCCgttacaacaacaacacttaCCGTATTGATGACATTGACTGGAACAAGACACCAAAGGACAGTTTTACCATGTCTGATGGAAAGGAGATCACCTTCATAGACTATTACAGGTAAGAGGTGCTGCTTAAACACTTGAAGTGTTAGCAGGAAATGACAAACATCTGTTGTCTTCATTTTACATGATTCGTGTTCCTTTCCTCTGGCTTAATGACAATTATTTttagtttgttgtttttgtaactTACATTTGGTAGCTACAAATGAACCTATTGCTCTTTAATCTGCATAATATTCCTCTTCCAGTAAAAACTATGGAATAACCATCAGGGAAGTCGACCAGCCACTTCTGATTCACAGACCCAATGAAAGAAAGAATCCTTCAGGGAAGGTGAGTTGTTGACCTTGCACTAATGGCAGTTCAAGTGCCAATGCCATGGGACTACAAAGTTTTCTATCTGCAGTTCTCAGAAGTAGGTCATGTGATAACTAGCTTATACAGGGAAGGACTTTCAGTAGTTTGAGAGGTGTCTAGACTCCGCTCAGGTTGTCAAAGGGAAGTAAACCCAACCCTTACtaacatattacagtggtgcctcgcaagacgaaaagaatccgttccgcgattctcttcgtctagcggttttttcatcttgcgaagcaaccccattagcggctaagcggattagcgctattagcgatttagcggctattaaaggcttagcggctaagctgttaaaaggctattaacggcttagcggctttgaaaaagggggggggaagcgggggggaaatggcgagactcgcaagacattttcgtcttgcgaagcaagcccatagggaaattcgtcttgcgaagcgcctccgaaacggaaaaccctttcgtctagcgggttttcagtcttgcgaggcattcgtcttgtggggcaccactgtacctggttgTTACTATACCATTTGTGATAATGCTTGTCATTTGTAACCTAAATCAAATTCTCCCTTGAGCCATTAAATTTAACTGTTGCTTTGGGAGCTATCAAATTCTTTGAGAATTAAAATAGGGAAATAGTGATTTAGCTCTGTATGTATAAGATACCTAATCTGCCATTCACCATAAAGCCCAGGGCAGTTACACCAGTTTAATCATAGAATTAAAAAGAGGTAAAACtgattatacatttttaaaaagaaatcaatttCAACAGAAAGCAACACAGTATGTTAAACCTATCCTGTAACCAGCAGCCTTCTCTTCACAACTTTACAATCTGACTGGGTTTTGGCCCTGCATGCTGTACTAATATTCATTGTCTCTAATTATCCTGCAGCTGCAAAAGGGTGAAATCCTCCTGCTGCCAGAGGTCACCTTCCTGACTGGAATTCCTGAGAAAATGAAGAAAGACTTCAGAGTCATGAAGGTGGTTTGAGATTAGTTGCTGCAATTGAATAGAATTGAATTTTTTTGCAAGTCTCCAATTTCTTACTTCAAAAAGCTTACCCAGAAACCAAGTTTTAGGGCATAATCTGATATTTTGTTCAGTGTCCCAAAGCATAGTGTTCAGAGCTCTTCTATTCTGCATTAGCAGAAGCCAGAGTTCTGTGTGCCTACTTTTTTCATTTGATGATGGATAGAGATTGGACTCTagcaagatcatagaatcatagagttggaatagaccacaagggccattgagtccaaccccctgccaagcaggaaacaccatcagagcactcctgacatatggttgtcaagcctctgcgtAAAGACCTccgaagaaggagactccaccacactccttggcagcaaattccactgtcgaacagctcttactttcaggaagttctttctaatgtttaggtggaatcttctttcttgtagcaggggtacctttacctttaccttaccttatggtttggggaggaagagaatTTTCCCCTGCAATCTGTCTGAGAACAAGTTTAATAGGCTTGCTCTACGTATGTGGCGCACACTAAAGTAAGAAAGGAATTACATTCATCTGCTCTCTAGAACAGAGCAATATTAGTTTTtgtactaaaaaataataattctctgtacacttacttgagagtaacccCACCAGACTTGACAGAGCTTACATCTTTATAGACCTGCATAGGATTGGGAATTCTAATCTAATAAAATTTTGGTGAAAATTGAAGCAAGGCAGTTTGTGTTCCTGATTTAGTTAACCCACAGCAGTTTTTTCCTGTGGCTTGGCCCCTCATTGGCTCCAGCTCTGCCCACTACCAGCTTGTCTGCCAACAGATTATTGCCCACGAGAATACAACTCTCAACAGAAAACAGGTTGCCCACTTTTTCTTTTAACTGATAAAAGTTGCTGGTTTGCTGGATAGTGTAATAGCTTCTCTTGCCATTCCTTCACAAGCTTCTTCGTCCTCCTGCTACAGGATAGTGTCCCAGTCTGTCCTATGTTCTGTTCCTGGCACTCATCTGCTATAAATCTTCATCTTCATGAATAAAATTATTTTGTAGTTAAGGGCATGCGAAAAAAGACTGTGTATGATTTACTTGTCCTAcaaggtattcccccccccccccagcattatTTGAACCTTCTTGTTGAATCAGAACTTTCAGTGCAGGTGGGTTGTGACTTCTAATCTGAATATAGCTTCATTAAATGGTTCAAAATTACTTACATGAGGTACGTCTTGTACTGATGGAAAAAAAGTAACGCAAAAGCTCAGAAGGCGAAGAACCACCATCTTTCTTCCAAGCAGTTGATTTGCCTAAATCTCTTTAAAATACATGGTGAAGCACATGCAGATACAAATttcatttttcccctccccacctacCACTTTGGTCCCTCTTATTAGGACCTTAGCCAGCAGATCAACCTGAGCCCTAAGCAGCACTACCTAAGTTTGAGACAGCTTCTGAGCAGAATTGAGAAGAATGAGACTGCCCACAATGAATTGTCAAGATGGGGACTTCATTTGGACAATGATGTGCATAAGGTATTTGAATCAAGGAGGAGCCTCTGTCTTTACGTTAGTCTTGTCTGATGACATCATTCTGAATTCTGATTTAAACATGACCTCCATAGCAACTGATCTGCTTTTAGAAGAAATATAATTATGTGTTAAATATATTTAACAATTGGATACCCTTTTCAGGTTATCAGTAACTTCAGCCTTGATATGGTTTAGAAAAGCGTAGAACATTTTTTCTACAGGTTCCAATAAACAATAAGTTTGacatttatttactatttatttcataaaatttatacactgcttgagtgTAAAAAACAGCAACCTAAAAATATAGTTTACAAAATGATAAAACAAATAAGATCAAGACAAATTTAcagccatattttaaaaacatatagTAGTTAAAATACCAATGGATTAAAATTACctgaactttctaagcatctgggtaggcttgtctaaattcAAATGTTTTTAGCAAATGCTgagaagaatacagtgaaggcccctgcttgatctcaataggcagggagttccaaagtggaggtgctgccacactaaatgaccgACTTCTGACATAGGCGCAGTGGATATTACATGGTACTTGTAGTAGTGCCTGTTTTCCCAATCAAAGCAATTGAGTGGGCACGTGTGGGGTAAGGGgatcttgtaggtaaactggtcctaaGCTGTTAAGGGCTTCATATACTAATAGTAGCACCTTGAACTTGGTCCTGCAGCAGATGGGCAACCAGTGCCGATCTCTGAACACAGGCGTtagatgctgacaaggcctccctCCTGTCAGcatttgtgctgcagcattctgcaccaactgcagcttccagatcaagcccaagggaagccccacatacagcgcattgcagcaatccagtctTGCAGTAACCAACACAGGAACTTCCTTGGCAGAGCtttcccagtccaggaatggccatagctgtcaaaccAGTTGGTAAAAGGCTATCTGAGCTtccagtgacagagctggatcCCCAAACTTCACCCCCAAACTGTGAAtctgctccttcaggggaagtGCTGTCTCATCCAGGGTAGGCAGCTGACCAGTTACTCAGACATAGGAGCTACTCACCCCACGGTGCttccatcttgccaggattcaagcttGGCTTGCTTTTCCTCATCCATTTCACCACTGCATCCATGCAGTGGCTCGGGGAATTGcactgcctctcctgattcacatgttatggagaaatggagctgaatatcatcagcatactggtgGCACCTCACCTCCAAACGCCTAATGATCactcccaatggcttcatgtagatattaaatagcactggGCATAAGCAAGTCCCCCGCAGCACCCATAATGTAGCCATTCTCCCAATGCTACTCCCTGGACTCACTTTTGAAGGTAGGATTggaaccactgtaaaacagtgcccCGAATCTTCATTCCCCAGAGCCAGTCCAGGATGGCTGATGGTATCAT is a window encoding:
- the LOC144325702 gene encoding uncharacterized protein LOC144325702, which produces MGSKKYQTTLTSGSGLQVRRQSTAETDPNADIKDLIMGMEKSLNDKLDILAGNIQQNSKLIIDLTTQISDLSLKNKELDKSVQELKSKSTKQEEMMKKLQMENKDIKKSQDSTKEEINDLKRAHEQLLDDISLMEMRQKEMVLRFRGVPQTHDEQIQEKLSQEIANWLGVEVEEMLLDIDKVFRMKSERSDTYKGPGDCLIFFNSRLLKDKILLQKGQVKLIIEDRPIKIFKEIPKRILKKRQNYKTVTEALKKNSIRFRWEFPEGITFTYKDRRKSLRSVDELGKFWRKYKKELTGDPTLEREETTQTPQEA